A window from Aneurinibacillus sp. REN35 encodes these proteins:
- a CDS encoding cobalt-precorrin-5B (C(1))-methyltransferase produces MADEAKPMRHGYTTGSNATAAMKAALLSLIHQKPVVDAEILLPIGERVSFQMERVIFNETCAEAEVIKDAGDDPDATHKARIVATVSWREEPGILLDGGVGVGRVTKPGLPVPVGEAAINPVPRRMIMTTAQEVLGEHGAKRGIRIVISVPDGEEIAKKTLNARLGILGGISILGTRGTVVPFSTAAFKASIAQAISVAVQGGCDHIIATTGGRSEKFAMKLYEGYPEEAFIEMGDFVGFTLKMCKKYGIKRVSLVGMMGKFSKVAQGVMMVHSKSAPVDFGFLSDIAKEAGVAEHMVAQVREANTASQVGDLMKEHGYDAFFGALCRHACDAGLREMGGDAELETVIITMKSEILGRERVDCRVLSK; encoded by the coding sequence ATGGCTGACGAAGCGAAGCCGATGCGTCACGGATATACGACAGGATCGAATGCGACGGCGGCTATGAAAGCCGCCTTGCTTTCGCTTATCCATCAGAAGCCAGTAGTGGATGCGGAGATCCTTTTGCCAATTGGAGAACGGGTGTCCTTTCAGATGGAGCGTGTAATCTTCAATGAAACGTGTGCGGAAGCGGAAGTAATTAAGGATGCGGGAGATGATCCGGATGCAACTCACAAAGCTCGGATTGTAGCGACGGTAAGCTGGCGGGAGGAGCCGGGCATTCTGCTGGACGGAGGAGTGGGAGTCGGTCGTGTGACCAAGCCGGGACTCCCTGTACCGGTTGGTGAAGCAGCTATTAATCCGGTCCCGCGTCGCATGATCATGACGACAGCCCAAGAGGTGCTTGGCGAGCATGGAGCGAAGCGGGGGATTCGTATTGTGATCTCGGTTCCGGATGGGGAAGAGATCGCGAAGAAGACATTGAATGCTAGATTAGGCATCCTTGGCGGCATCTCCATCCTTGGCACCCGAGGTACGGTTGTTCCTTTTTCTACAGCGGCGTTCAAAGCGAGCATCGCGCAGGCAATCAGCGTAGCGGTACAGGGTGGTTGTGACCATATTATTGCTACAACCGGTGGCCGCAGCGAGAAGTTCGCCATGAAGTTGTATGAAGGGTACCCAGAAGAAGCTTTCATTGAGATGGGAGACTTCGTCGGTTTCACGTTGAAAATGTGCAAGAAATACGGGATCAAGCGTGTCTCGCTTGTCGGGATGATGGGCAAATTCTCCAAAGTGGCACAGGGTGTTATGATGGTGCATTCCAAGAGTGCCCCTGTGGATTTCGGATTTCTTAGCGACATCGCTAAAGAAGCCGGGGTCGCAGAGCATATGGTAGCACAGGTGAGGGAAGCGAATACGGCGTCCCAGGTTGGCGATCTAATGAAAGAGCACGGATATGACGCATTTTTTGGAGCGCTGTGCCGTCATGCATGTGACGCGGGATTGCGGGAGATGGGCGGCGACGCGGAACTAGAGACCGTTATTATTACAATGAAAAGCGAGATTCTTGGAAGGGAGAGAGTGGATTGCAGAGTACTGTCAAAGTAA